The following coding sequences are from one Aggregicoccus sp. 17bor-14 window:
- a CDS encoding YifB family Mg chelatase-like AAA ATPase, translating to MLARVRSGALVGIDAVVVDCEVDMALGLPYFNVVGLPDGAARESKVRVVSALKNSGYDLPQKRITVNLAPADIRKEGAAFELPIALGVLAAARLLDEEPLATLLFGGELSLDGAVKPIRGVLPLAVAARDGGYHGVMVPAANAAEAALVEGLHVYPVRHLREAVEHLAGTAPLPRFVRGAPEARASPPPTQPDMSEVRGQPDVKLALELAAAGGHNVLMSGPPGSGKTMLARRLPGILPAMTFGEALEVTKIYSVLGLLAEDQGLLRERPFRSPHHTISDAGLVGGGPTTRPGELSLAHHGVLFLDELPEFRKNVLEVLRQPLEEGVIHLARASQHLTYPCRVMLVAAMNPCPCGFHGVPERVCRCKESKVDEYKARVSGPLLDRVDMTLQTRPVGVSDLYRLSAYDLPSSHYRARVEEARERQRVRFRDEPGVHCNAQMTPRLLRTHCRMSAKAERQLAHNVKSLGLSARAHDRILKIARSRADLEGHERIEEKDMHLALSCRVLDRRPGDRDKPKSASAEAQAHNWDETVGASGH from the coding sequence ATGCTGGCGAGGGTGCGCAGCGGAGCGTTGGTCGGCATCGACGCGGTTGTGGTGGACTGCGAGGTCGACATGGCGCTGGGCCTGCCCTACTTCAACGTGGTGGGGCTTCCGGATGGCGCCGCCCGCGAGTCCAAGGTCCGGGTGGTCTCGGCCCTGAAGAACTCGGGCTACGACCTGCCGCAGAAGCGCATCACGGTGAACCTCGCCCCGGCGGACATCCGCAAGGAGGGCGCCGCGTTCGAGCTGCCCATCGCGCTCGGGGTCCTCGCGGCCGCGCGCCTCCTGGACGAGGAGCCGCTCGCGACCCTCCTCTTCGGGGGGGAGCTCTCGCTGGACGGCGCGGTGAAGCCCATCCGGGGCGTGCTGCCGCTCGCGGTCGCCGCGCGCGACGGCGGATACCACGGCGTGATGGTTCCCGCGGCGAACGCCGCCGAGGCGGCGCTCGTGGAGGGGCTGCACGTCTACCCGGTGCGCCACCTGCGCGAGGCGGTGGAGCACCTGGCGGGCACGGCGCCCCTCCCGCGCTTCGTGCGGGGCGCCCCCGAGGCCCGCGCGAGCCCCCCGCCGACCCAGCCCGACATGTCCGAGGTGCGTGGCCAGCCGGACGTGAAGCTCGCGCTGGAGCTCGCGGCCGCCGGGGGCCACAACGTGCTGATGAGCGGCCCTCCGGGCTCGGGCAAGACCATGCTCGCGCGGCGCCTGCCCGGCATCCTCCCCGCCATGACCTTCGGCGAGGCGCTGGAGGTGACGAAGATCTACTCGGTGCTCGGCCTGCTGGCCGAGGACCAGGGGCTGCTTCGCGAGCGCCCCTTCCGCTCGCCGCACCACACCATCTCGGATGCGGGCCTCGTGGGCGGCGGGCCCACGACCCGGCCCGGCGAGCTCTCGCTCGCCCACCACGGCGTGCTCTTCCTCGACGAGCTGCCCGAGTTCCGCAAGAACGTGCTCGAGGTGCTGCGCCAGCCGCTCGAAGAGGGCGTCATCCACCTCGCCCGCGCGAGCCAGCACCTCACCTACCCCTGCCGGGTGATGCTCGTGGCCGCGATGAACCCCTGCCCCTGCGGCTTCCACGGTGTGCCGGAGCGCGTGTGCCGCTGCAAGGAGTCGAAGGTCGACGAGTACAAGGCACGCGTGAGCGGCCCGCTGCTCGACCGCGTGGACATGACCCTGCAGACGCGGCCGGTGGGTGTGTCCGACCTCTACCGGCTGAGCGCCTACGACCTGCCCTCGAGCCACTACCGCGCGCGCGTGGAGGAGGCGCGCGAGCGCCAGCGGGTGCGCTTCCGCGACGAGCCCGGCGTGCACTGCAATGCCCAGATGACGCCCCGCCTGCTGCGCACGCACTGCCGGATGAGCGCAAAGGCGGAGCGCCAGCTCGCCCACAACGTGAAGAGCCTCGGCCTCTCCGCGCGCGCCCACGACCGCATCCTCAAGATTGCGCGCTCGCGCGCCGACCTCGAAGGGCACGAGCGCATCGAGGAAAAGGACATGCACCTCGCGCTCAGCTGCCGGGTGCTCGACCGCAGGCCCGGGGACCGGGACAAGCCGAAGAGCGCGAGCGCCGAGGCGCAGGCCCACAACTGGGACGAGACGGTGGGCGCGAGCGGCCATTAG